One part of the Vicia villosa cultivar HV-30 ecotype Madison, WI linkage group LG6, Vvil1.0, whole genome shotgun sequence genome encodes these proteins:
- the LOC131612096 gene encoding remorin-like — translation MAETQVKAETSVTFSDPVVVEPPSNDNVPNKASETAKAVEESKAVAVVDEPEKTPETPVPANKLSSKGGSLNRDIALAELSKGKKLSYVKAWEESEKTKADNKAEKHISSIASWETSKKAALEAELKKIEEKLEKKKAHYGEIMKNKIAVIHKEAEEKRAVIEAKRGEEILKVEEMAAKYRATGTTPKKTVGCF, via the exons ATGGCAGAGACGCAAGTGAAAGCAGAAACATCTGTTACATTCTCAGATCCGGTTGTAGTTGAGCCACCATCAAACGATAACGTGCCCAATAAGGCTTCTGAAACGGCTAAGGCTGTCGAGGAATCTAAAGCTGTTGCGGTTGTAGATGAGCCTGAGA AAACACCAGAGACACCAGTTCCTGCAAACAAATTAAGCTCGAAAGGAGGATCTCTAAATAGAG ATATTGCTTTAGCTGAACTTTCCAAAGGGAAAAAGTTATCCTATGTGAAAGCATGGGAAGAGAGTGAAAAAACCAAAGCAGATAACAA AGCTGAAAAACACATCTCTTCCATTGCTTCTTGGGAAACCAGCAAAAAGGCCGCTCTTGAAGCCGAGCTCAAAAAAATCGAG GAAAAACTAGAGAAAAAGAAAGCACACTATGGGGAAATAATGAAAAACAAGATAGCAGTGATTCACAAGGAAGCAGAAGAGAAAAGAGCAGTAATAGAAGCCAAACGAGGCGAGGAAATTCTTAAGGTAGAGGAAATGGCTGCAAAATACCGTGCAACCGGAACCACTCCAAAGAAAACCGTTGGCtgcttttga